From the genome of Solea senegalensis isolate Sse05_10M linkage group LG21, IFAPA_SoseM_1, whole genome shotgun sequence:
AACTTCCTGAAATACATGAGTGAATAAAGTAAAACTGTATAAACTgtttatatacacagtatatacaaatCTCCGCTCTACGCAATTAACGGACTGCATGTACACCGTAAATCTCTTTGCCTTTGTCGCTTGTGTGCTTAATTTTACATGTACTCTTATTCACTTCTGAGTCATTCAACCCTTCCTCCTAACGAAAAAGCAGATGCTGACAGAGTTTAAGGGGCTTACGAAGGTCACTTCATTCTCCATGTTCATTTCTAAGTCGCTCTTAGGATGCATGAGAGGAGCCTGTGCTCACCGCCGACGCACTCTCACATTAACTAGCTTCTTTAAAAGGTAGTGGGATTTCATTGTGCCGTGATTATATACAACAGCTGAGGATTGTAATTTGGATGATTTCTCATTTGGCTTTGGGGATGATGTGCTCTGGATTCCGGACACGTTCACCGCCTCTCCTGCTGCTTGCCGTCACCGTCTCTCAGAGCACTTTTACTGAGGAGCAGTCTAGTAGGTTTGGACAGCACGTGTGTATTTATAGACCGGCACAAACGCATGCTCATACATGTActgatgtgtgttgtgattACATTAGGTatgctgtgtaaaaaaaaaaagctaaatagCACTGGTCAAGTCTTAATTTCAAAGTATCGTcgacattttgtcattttgatacTCGTGTGATTTTCTGGTGTGTCACAACAAAACTGCAGAAACAGGAAATTAGCTGTTTTCACATCGCTTCTTTCGCTATGATTGAACTTTCTCGGTAGAGAGACAGTTTCTCCTTTCTCCTAAATTTGTGTAACCCCACAGTGCCATCAACAGGCCTACACTCTCAACATTAGAAATATCACAAATTGCTTTTTGTCTGAGTTGAGTCACATCTCCTAGTTTCCATGAGAAGAGCGCATGGCTTCTCACTTTTGTCAAACAGGAAACTGTTGCAACCTCCATACACCACTGCAATGCCTCGCAGGCTGCTTTACTTACATAAACTAAGGTTCAACATCAACATGTACTGTGTGTCCCAACTGTTTCATTATGTTCCAGTTGGGCACTTTAATGTTTTAGTGTCAAGTCACACTATTGAACAAGCAACACATGTTATCTCAATATTGGTTCATTTGGTCCCGTTTGCACCATGCAGTTGCAGAAGCTGGACGCTTTACAGTCTCAGCTGTTtgcagagggaggaaggaggaggaggatctcaCAGCTATACACAATATTGAACAATGCAGAAATACTAAGGCGCTCAGCCGTTAGGTCAAataatactaatttgttcctcgAGCAAgtagacaaacacaaactgatgaAGATGTAAAACGGATGTAAATGGATATTTCAAATCGTAAGTCTCAAACTTATTTGATATTTACCATTGAACAGCGATTGGGGTGTTAGCAAAACCCCACAATAATCAATGAGAGCAAGTTGACCGGGAAACggatgttgcatacttttgCTTAGAACCATAACTTATACTCTCAGCCATGACTTGATCCACAGTTTTCTGCGTTTTTCAGCACTAGGGATGAGACGATGCTATTTTTTACACACACGACACAGATGGTGATGCAGCTAAAGCTAGCTAATGCCTGCCTCATaatagaggattttcaaatcgtACTTGGTTTTAAAATTGTGGGAAACCACGGACgcaacaaactaacaaacttTGTAACCAGTTTTCCggtcaagacgcaggaccacacacttggcattTAATCATcggtatctaccgataccgtcTGTTATAGTCTGATACAGTCTGatagtcatttcaaagacataattctccaactgtgtaacaaatactgttctcccaaaaagaagaaataaacagcccaaacatgactcagctaaaatgctgaaTTACAGTCTATGCATAGTGAAGCATATACGATATGGATTGTTTcggatttcacatttttatctgtgcgatatctgatccagtgattttgaccagtatcgaaCCGATACCCATCCCTACTCGGCACAAAACATCGCGCACAGCTATTATCTGATGATGCCGACAGTCCAATCtgcatgtctgtttatattctgaagtcacgctAAATCATGCGAGCTTCTGTGACATCTCAAtcccctggaatctcctccctgaaattgtttgattaaatgccaagtgtgtggtcctgtgtcttgaCCGGAAAACTGGTTACAaagtttgttagtttgttgcGTCCGTGGTTTCCCACAATTTTAAAACCAAGTacgatttgaaaatcctctattATGAGGCAGGCATTAGCTAGCTTTAGCTGCATCACCATCTGTGTCGTGTGTGTATCCATGACTTGTAGCTACGATGCCAACTATTTATCTCTTAGCTAACAATGTCAAATATGTATAATACTTATAATAAACAAGCTATACTTTTCAAATGAGTTGAGCTACTCCACTGTTCATCCAAGAACCTCATACTGGGTACAAGTGCCCCTCACTGGTAATCGCTGCTGAGAGCTCCGGTGGCATTTGCAATAACTGACATGCTCAGGGGTCACATTGCAACACAGTTGAGTAATTTCTTCTTTGAAGAAGTGTGTGAATCCCTGAGGTTCtgtcactaacacacacacaaaggcaatgtagacacaaacaggaagtgagccaGATTGCTGCAATGTCAAGTTTCTCAGTGGGCAGATGATTTTATGCTGTGTATTGCACCTGTGCGCAGTGCTCTCTGCTTAATGTTCAATCTCTTGGAACCTCCGCTCTTGACAGCATATTCCCACAACTGATGTACATTTTACCCttattcatttttgtcatgGTAGTGAGCTGGTGTATTGTTCAATATCTGATGGAAAgtaccatttaccatttatacCACATCAATCAACAGCATGAGGCTTTTAAACATCAACAAATGTCCTTTAGATTCAAAATCTGTGTTTCTCGGTTTCCACATTTCCAAAATGGTCACAGGAAGATGATTTATGACATgccaagacagacagaggctgCCTCAACATTAGGCTAGTAAAGCGATATGGCTGGAAAGCCCACGAAAAACGTTTCAGAAGTGAACTCCACTCCTTCAAAACATCGGTCAGCAGAATGACAAGATAAATGCTTCTCACCCCTgcctgcccctgcactgctgctgtatccaCTCAATCCCCATGCTATTGCTCGAGTCACATGAGagacgcagcatacaaataaagtttctgTGTTTATGTACTATGTGCTTGGAATGCCGTGTTTGTCCAAATACAAAGCTGGATATTAAAATTAAAGTCATATTCTGGGGCATTAGCTCAGAGGATTATGTGATTATcttccacacacaaaaaaaaatgcacatatcACGTCTGCGTTGCTACTCCTGCCCTCTGGGtgagtacaaaaaaaaatcacaacatgaaTCCTGGCCACCCAGGTTGTAGGTCACTCGGCTGTGATCACACCGTTATctcccctgctctgctgctcttgCAGCTTTGGGCAAGGAAAGGTAATCCTTCTGCTGGAGTGGACAGAAAATCAATAGTTGGACAGAGAAGTACCCGGTCACTTAAGCTGTCCAGTGTtgcctgctgtgtgtgtcacagtaatttattttattgtgttgtattttttttatgcagcAGCCTGGAAATGGCTGGAAAGTGCTGACTGTGAGGATTTCAATTAACCTTTTGCATCCGTCCTGCATGTGTTGAGCGATGGACGGTTACTGAATACGAAGATGGAGATCCCTGAGATATAAACACTTTGTTGTTGGAACAGGGAGGTCATATTGTTTTACACAAGGTATCATTTGGTATGGTTTATTGGTCTTTAGAGGTCTTTAATGCTCAATCAGACTTTGCTTTAGCAGTGattatgaataaaatatcaTCTTATAACTCATGGAAATTATCATCAAAACAACGATTTAGGAGATCCAGGTTGTGATAGCGTTTTGAACTCAATAAATGCAAAAGTAAGCTCCGTTATTAACGATTCCTTTGTACTTCCAGGTCGAGTTGGGAGCTCCCGGACCTGCGTGACGGCAAGATCCAGGCCATCAGCGACTCAGACGGCGTTAACTACCCATGGTATGGCAACACCACGGAGACCTGCACTGTTGTGGGCCCCACCAAGAGGGACAGCAAATTCACCGTTAGTATGAATGACAATTTCTACCCCAGCGTGACGTGGAGTGTGCCAGTCAGTGACAGCAACGTGCCTCAGCTTAGCAGCATCCACCGTGACCAGAGCTTTACGACCTGGTTGGTGGCCATCAACCAGGCCACCTCAGAGACTCTCGTACTGCAGACAATCCGCTGGAGGATGCGGCTCCACATCAAAGTGGACCCCGACAAGCCTCTGGGTCAGCGGGCTGTTCTGAACGAGCCTGTGATCCAAGAACAGCCCCAGATCCTCGGCAAGAACGAGTCCATCGCCTCTAATGCCATGGTCAAGCCCAACGCCAATGACGCCCAGGTGCTCATGTGGCGGCCAAAGAATGGTGACCCGGTGGTGGTCATCCCACCAAAATACTGACCTGCTCACTGACCAGGCTGGCCTTGGATGCTTCACCAGTATCATGTTATTTGTTCTGTTTAGTTTTTGTATTCCTGCTCTTCACCAGCTCTCACCGCTTTAGCCCTTCATTGACTTtcatttccttctgtttttgCCTCCTATGTTTGAAATcaagtgacagagagaaaatagGCAGAGACAAagctctgaggaaaaaaaagacctgcTGAGTGGGAGCGAGTTGAAAAAACGTTTCGAACTGGAGTGAACAAAACTGCAACCATTCTACCTTCAAACTGGGTCGGGTCTCACTGTGCTAAATTAGgaaaaaacaagtattttttttaattttattttatatttttggctGTGCAGGTCAAGTGAAGGGTTGCTGAGTGTGGGTGGATCATAGTATTTACATGCTACATACCTGGATATGCACAAATGCTGTGTTCAAATTCcagttgtatttttatttatggttGGGAGAGTGCATctaactttttttgttgtcgttgccGTCATGTGTGTCACACGGCGAGTTACATTGAGTGACTAGACTTcagtacttaaaaaaaagaagaaaaacatgcaagacATTCAATCCATGCTGCCTTAATTAAGTTATCACTTTCCACCGCAAACATTTTCGCCTTAAACAAAGTGCAGCGCAGTATTTTGCtcatttgttgcattttgttCAGACTGTTGGTGCTGGCACGTGTGGGTTTAGGACGGGATTAACACCACGGAAGGAGAAGCGGATTGGAAATTTGGGATTTTGTGTTGCAGCTGCATTTACCTCACACATTTTCGCCTAACAGCTAGCACACATTACATACAACCAGCgtcgcgcgcacgcacacacacacacagtcacaatacCAGGCTAATTCGTTGTTTTCCAAGTGCATTATGCAACAGAGACGCTGCTCTGTGCAGAGGCCCACTCCTGTCACTCAGTACATTGAACTACACGCGCAATAACAACCTGAGTAAAAGACAATGAAAAGCACACTCaagctcatttcacttcactttattcTCTTTCGTAGCAGCTGTAGTGTTCATCATCCGTTCTCGCTATCGCTCCATCTCAGGGCCCATTTTCACTTCTTCATCCATCTTGTCTTATAACTACTCTTTCTTGCCATAGTGAGTTTATGTCGCTCTTACACCAAACTGTTAATACTGAAAGAATGGATTAGCAGTCACAGACTGGGGGACTTTACTTTTAGCAACCACAATATAAAAGTCCTTTGACAATCATACACGTTTATATACGATTGTATTGTCGTTGAATCAGTGATACCACTTTTccaacaacataaaaaccaaTATCCCTCTTCTCACTCtacacttttgtgtgtgttgttgaggaTGAAAAATAGAGGAGGAGTCATGCGAGTCTGCTCCTAACTGCTTGGTCAGTGTATAGATGACCCAGTCCTGCTTCTTTAGCtctggctgaaaaaaaaagacgtgaGGCCACTAAACTGAGCTGTGGTCAGCTAAATACTAATATTAACTgaatgaatgtatatttaaaccGTAATCTTTGAACATGGCTTCAGCTGCAGAAAAAGAGACCCAAAAAACTACTAAAGAAGCTATAATTCCCTTGGGGCTCTACTCAAAACAACTAAATCACAGTctgtttatttcaaaaagaCGTATGAGCTGCTCATTCAGTTTATTAGCGATTCCTCTCCAGTGAGTGGACAAAGCCTATGTGTTCTTTTTAGAAAAGGCTCTGTATGTAACAGCATATACTCAGAATACCGACTACACAAACTACTGTTGAATACCGAtgtattcatttcaaaatatgaaatatggaaATTCATACTTTAACCACAAATAGCATGGTGTAGAATCTAACAAACTGACTCGTTTTCTATTAATAAGTCAAACACTCCACACATGTACACAGGTCAAATTAGTTTTGGTCCAAACTGTAGCTCAAAGGTCAAATCCATTCACgccattgttgttatttataattacattttcagccAGTACATGGCTCCATCAAACACTGTGCATGTGTAGCCGTGATGACCTGCACTCTGTGGCTGCatcgtggtggtggtggtgggagtgggagaaaagacacaaaaggcTGGTTGGGGACTCCTCATAGTTAAATCTGCAGTGAAACACTTACACGATGAACTAAACGGTGCCGAGTTGTGCTGTGCAACATAAGTCAGGGTTGAAGTGAGGTCAAATAGCAAAGGTCAGGGGGCAACAAATCTGAAGTTGCAACAGCCGTAAACTGACCTGAATTGAGACGAGAGGCTGCGGGAGAATGAATGTGGGGGTGAAGACAAACTGAGTCACTTTAGAAAACACGTTTGTATCGTTGACGGCAGCTAGTCTTCAAGCTGGACTACATGTAATTTAATTAAACGTCGACATTGCATTCTCAACGCATGtacgttttcacacctaatagtccgctAGACTCGGTACGATTGGGACTCGGTTCAATTCGGgtgttgcaacattcagccggtccaaGTTTGATTTCACACTGAACTCTAGTGAAATGAATAATGTATTcactgcatcaagaattactgaagaaGAAAACTTGCTCATCTATTGTGTTTCtgccacataagagcaaaaacATGGAGCATGCAGctgtacccacaatgccctgcattggagtccacttcctgcatttggtttgCTAGAAGCGAACCGAGACCGACGTTtgagcaaacaaactaggatTCGATAAAGAAGGGCTGATGAGAGGATGAGTTTCGCTGATGCATTTCTCCTcgtcataaacacacacatgcatacatgtgcacacaaatgtCCCAAGAGGGAAAGGCACGAGGCCGCCGTAGCGTGTGATTGTCACAGAGGTGTCACATTGGCAGTGTGAAGTCATTTATCAGTCTTGCACGTGGAGCGCCTGAATACATGCACTTGCTACAAAGCCATAGGCACAAGCACACCTGTCTACTGAAAAATGGGGTGATATATGCATCTCTTCTTTTTTGATAAActagagtgaggacatttttatatGAAAGAGAAATGGAGGTATAGCGAGGATGGAGTGGCTGCCAGACAACTATCAGTGGTGTCTTATGTTAGGAAAAGGGCACTAATCGTCTTCTCTATTAATGTCGCTTAATGATTTTCTATTCATGCCTCAGACACTTCAATAGAAGGTATATGTGCTTCCTTAGGTgagccacagaaaaacaaagcgCTGCATTGTTTGCTGTATAGAGGAAGTGCCAAAATTGGATTGCGCCAAAACTATGCACTATTAACGTCTTTGGTAAGTTGTGAATTCAGAAACCTCTTTGCACTGGATAACAGGCCCATTTGAAGCTGTTTCTCGAATCAGCAACCGCTCCCTAGCATAATTGTATTTCCAGATTAACGAGACACTGTGTGTTGTAGTTTTCTGCGCGTGCGGCTGTGACAAGCGATCAAAAGCCTCCTCTCCTAAACCCACACCATTACAGTTCTTCTGAGGGCTGCTACCTTTGCTTCGGCtctttatgcatttttttttttttcttaaaccaCTGTGACACCCCTTTATTTAAACCAATAAAACCTCCCAAGATCACAGGTTCACCTGCGTGAATTTCCtggccttttatttttttagttccATCCAATGAAAAACCTCAATGGCCCACACATCAGTTTATCTTCACATCACACCTTATTTCAGGAATTAAACAACACATCAGCATttgaaaaatacacaacacGGTGTATTACACGCACATGTACTCTGAGCGGATTTGTGTGTTCctcattttgtttggtttgcttTGTGGAATTACAGCACTGAAATAATtcaagcagagtgtgtgtgtgtgtgtgtgtgtgtgtgtgtgtgtgtgtgtgtgtgtgtgtgtgtgtgtgtgtgtgtgtgtttgtgtgtgtgtgttatgttcaGCTTTGCCTTTTACTCCAATACTTGAAAAATGGGTACGTTCTGGCAAATATTTAAGACTGTGATGCACATTGGGGCAAGAACCCCAGAATAATATACAAAACAATGTCtttttcatgaataaataaataaataaataaataaaaagtcttTCTATTCAGTTTAATTTCATATGAGTTAAAAAAACGGATGTATTCAGCACTATAATAGCAAtatactttttttccttttatgaatgtaatgtttttatcacTAGCCTGTTCATGATCTAGGTAAATACACCAGTTTTTTTTATCGTATTAgtgttttgtccacatgaaAATGGCGTTTTGTGAGACCtgaaactgtatatttttttaaaaacagatgccAGAGTGGGGGAAAATCTCACAACGTTATTCATCCAAACTGAAACCAACACTGATTTTCCTTTATTGTTCGGTACTTATATACACACCACATTTCCGTTCTTAATGTACATGTCCACCAGTATCAATTGTACGTGTCATTTCttcaaggtgttttttttcccctcaccaGACATATGTTCATTCAATCTGCACAAACCTACTGGAACCAGATACCCTCTGACCCAGAATAAAGAGCCACTGCAGAAGCGCTGAATTGAAAAGTCGTGAAAGCCCGCTCTTATACAGAGACACCAGAGGCTGCACATAAATGGCTGAGGCACACGATGTTCTGTGCGCCTGAAGTCTGTGATGGGATTGCTGTGGCATCAGAAAGGATGCTACTTTTCGATACATTTGTCCTTTTGTTGAGTGGAGAGGTTTGGACACAAtacatgaatgagtgaaaacacattCTGTGTTATGCAAAGGGTTATTTTATGAAAAGAGAGGGCTTTCCCATACATTATCAGTTAAATCAAATTAGTTTAGATTAGTATTTTACATCAATACTacttttttattctcattttttctagttttaacaggataaatatataaatatatatctatagatatatatatacatatatgtgtatatacatacatatatacacatatatatatttctatattttactttaaaacaggAAAATCTAATTTATTTCAGCTGCATATTAATATACTGTGCTAGAGAGAAATTATTGGGGGGGattgatgaaaaataaatagagtACACATAGTGCTTGTAATGAAGACTCATCTCCGCCCAGTGCTCTGATACAGCTTCAATAGTTCAGTGAGGCTGTATAACACATATGATTGGCAAGTGTATCCACACTGACAGGATCTTTGGTGGGTTTTTGTCTATTTATGGGAAGGAAAAATACCCTCAGCTGTAAATTTTCACTTCATACATTCTAAAGACGACATTGACAGTTAATGAGCTACACCCTGATCTGTCAAATTTGTATAATCCAACGGAAGAGGATAAAAGAGACCGCCGAAAAATTAAGTGGTTTATATTAAGATTTGGCACAATGACTGACTCTCTGTGGCTCAGGGAATTATTTTTGTTGCACTTTCACTGGGTCAGAAGAATCAAAGTTCATGCATCTGAATGAAGGAATTGAAATGCAAGAGGTGTGGGGAAGGTATGCTGAGCAGCAGCGATAGCAGAGGAGTCTCTTTCCATCTCTCCTGCATTGCACCTCTGAAAACTCCCTGAGGAGTTCTCCAAGCGTCGCAAAGTGCTCCACTGGGTTCCTTCATTTTCTCTTCATCACTTTGTATATAATATGGTCACATTACGCTTGTAAATAAGGGCTTAAAATTAATCTCCACACTACAAGATAAGAAGGAGAGCTACTATTCCCACACTCCCAGTATCAACTCAGTGAATATAATGACAGAGGACACTGACGCATACATTTTAAGACAAGCTTGGGATTTAGCCCCGAGTGTTCTCTAATGAGAAGTGTGTAAACTCGGTTTGACAGTGAGGTGGAGGGGATATGGGGACTGATGAAAAAATATGGTAGTATACTTGGATTTAATGGCTTGCAATTTTCCCCCATATTGCATGGCTGAGTCCAGAAGCCCGTGTATACACTTTGTCTACTGGCTGGATTCGGTTCCAGACCTCTAGTGTCAATCTATGCTATCCTGGTCGCATTCCTGCTCTGCAGATTCACAGCTATATTTACATGGCTCAGAGTCGAGGGGTATGTCCTCAGCGTCTCgctgcactcacactcaca
Proteins encoded in this window:
- the fam78ab gene encoding protein FAM78A isoform X2, yielding MGCIQSIRCKPKSFRDSVIVLEVNTSIDSNPTSIDESNSVVLRYRTPHFRAHAQVLVPPVSCQETWTIGWIQACNHMEFFNTYGNKGMSSWELPDLRDGKIQAISDSDGVNYPWYGNTTETCTVVGPTKRDSKFTVSMNDNFYPSVTWSVPVSDSNVPQLSSIHRDQSFTTWLVAINQATSETLVLQTIRWRMRLHIKVDPDKPLGQRAVLNEPVIQEQPQILGKNESIASNAMVKPNANDAQVLMWRPKNGDPVVVIPPKY
- the fam78ab gene encoding protein FAM78A isoform X1, which gives rise to MRLSSPSDLWASLWIVLLFKAMGCIQSIRCKPKSFRDSVIVLEVNTSIDSNPTSIDESNSVVLRYRTPHFRAHAQVLVPPVSCQETWTIGWIQACNHMEFFNTYGNKGMSSWELPDLRDGKIQAISDSDGVNYPWYGNTTETCTVVGPTKRDSKFTVSMNDNFYPSVTWSVPVSDSNVPQLSSIHRDQSFTTWLVAINQATSETLVLQTIRWRMRLHIKVDPDKPLGQRAVLNEPVIQEQPQILGKNESIASNAMVKPNANDAQVLMWRPKNGDPVVVIPPKY